One Punica granatum isolate Tunisia-2019 chromosome 3, ASM765513v2, whole genome shotgun sequence genomic window carries:
- the LOC116200969 gene encoding GDSL esterase/lipase At1g71250 — protein MNQVNSELNTRGWLRGAVIVLLLLGKWSGGRAQELKRVPAIFVMGDSLVEVGNNNYLNSLARCNYYPYGIDSPRGPSGRCSNGKTYVDMIGEMLGLPDPPAYADPSTRGPRILGGVNYASAAGGILDETGRHFGERYSLSQQVLNFESTLNQLRSMMNATDLSRFLAKSIVLMNFGSNDYINNYLLPSLYSTSYTYNPRDFANLLLNHYSRQLLALHSVGLRKFFIAGVGPLGCIPNQRAMWQAPAGRCVDFVNQILGTFNEGLRSLVDQLNHNHPGAIFVYGNGYAAVGDLLNNPARYGFTIADRACCGIGTNRGQITCTPMMIPCPNQNQHLFWDALHLTQSANAVLAQRALYGPQSDVYPINIYQMSLL, from the exons ATGAATCAAGTGAACTCCGAGTTAAACACTCGAGGGTGGTTGCGAGGTGCTGTCATCGTGCTGCTACTGCTTGGAAAATGGTCAGGAGGGAGGGCTCAAGAACTGAAACGAGTTCCGGCAATATTTGTGATGGGGGATTCCTTAGTGGAAGTGGGCAATAACAACTACCTTAATTCCCTTGCCAGATGTAATTACTATCCTTATGGGATAGATTCCCCGCGAGGACCTTCCGGCAGATGTTCTAATGGAAAAACATATGTCGACATGATCG GGGAGATGCTGGGATTGCCCGATCCTCCAGCTTATGCGGATCCATCTACCCGTGGTCCTCGAATCCTAGGAGGAGTGAATTATGCTTCAGCAGCTGGAGGTATTCTTGATGAGACGGGCCGACATTTT GGGGAGAGGTATAGCCTGAGTCAGCAAGTGCTGAACTTCGAGAGCACATTGAATCAGCTGAGAAGCATGATGAATGCGACAGACCTCAGCCGGTTCCTGGCGAAATCCATTGTGCTCATGAATTTCGGGAGTAATGACTATATCAACAACTACCTGCTTCCCTCCCTTTACTCGACCAGCTACACCTATAACCCTCGCGACTTTGCAAACCTTCTCCTCAATCACTACAGCCGCCAGCTTCTGGCGCTACACAGTGTGGGATTAAGGAAGTTCTTCATAGCAGGTGTAGGACCCCTTGGATGCATCCCGAACCAGAGAGCCATGTGGCAAGCTCCAGCTGGTCGGTGTGTCGACTTTGTCAACCAAATTTTGGGGACCTTCAATGAAGGCCTCAGGTCTCTTGTGGATCAGCTCAATCACAATCACCCTGGGGCTATCTTCGTTTATGGCAACGGATATGCTGCAGTAGGGGACCTCCTTAACAACCCTGCAAGATATG GATTTACCATTGCAGACAGGGCGTGTTGCGGGATAGGGACGAACCGAGGACAAATCACATGCACCCCCATGATGATCCCATGTCCAAACCAGAACCAGCACCTGTTCTGGGATGCATTGCATCTGACACAGAGCGCCAATGCCGTGCTAGCTCAACGTGCTCTCTACGGCCCTCAATCCGACGTTTATCCCATAAATATCTATCAAATGTCTCTTCTTTAG
- the LOC116200970 gene encoding uncharacterized protein LOC116200970, whose translation MHSAKSESDITSLAPSSPSRSPKRPVYYVQSPSRDSHDGDKSSSIQATPISHSPMESPSHPSFGRHSRNSSASRFSGIFRSSSGRKGKPKRNDKGWPECNVILEEGSYDEFEERAFMRRFQALIALFSFVLLFTVFCLIIWGASRPYKAKITVRSLKVNNFYVAEGSDFSGVVTKMVTLNGTLRMSIYNPATLFGIHVSSSPINLVFSEITIATGQLKKFYQPRKSRRMVLVNLEGNKVPMYGAGSSLIVSPSGGKVPLMLQFEIRSRGDVVGKLVRTRHRKRISCPVVIDSTSTKPITFKKETCTYG comes from the exons ATGCATTCGGCGAAATCTGAGTCCGACATCACGAGCTTAGCCCCTTCCTCTCCGTCGAGGTCTCCTAAGCGTCCCGTGTACTATGTCCAGAGCCCTTCTCGGGACTCGCATGATGGCGACAAGTCATCATCGATCCAGGCAACCCCAATCTCTCACAGCCCGATGGAGTCGCCTTCCCACCCGTCCTTCGGGCGCCACTCGAGGAATTCCTCGGCGAGTCGGTTTTCAGGGATCTTCAGGTCCTCCTCAGGGAGGAAGGGGAAACCTAAGAGGAATGACAAGGGGTGGCCTGAGTGCAATGTCATATTGGAGGAAGGATCGTACGACGAGTTTGAGGAAAGGGCATTCATGAGGCGGTTCCAGGCCTTGATCGCCCTCTTCAGCTTTGTGCTCCTCTTCACAGTCTTCTGTTTGATCATTTGGGGCGCCAGTCGGCCTTACAAGGCCAAGATCACCGTCAGG AGCTTGAAGGTGAACAACTTTTATGTTGCAGAGGGTTCCGATTTCTCCGGGGTCGTGACAAAAATGGTTACGCTGAATGGCACATTGAGGATGAGCATCTACAATCCTGCTACATTGTTTGGCATTCATGTGAGCTCTAGTCCGATTAATCTCGTCTTCTCAGAAATCACCATTGCAACTGGTCAG CTGAAGAAATTCTATCAACCAAGAAAGAGCCGCCGAATGGTGCTAGTGAACTTGGAAGGTAACAAGGTTCCCATGTACGGAGCGGGATCAAGCCTAATAGTTTCTCCAAGCGGAGGCAAGGTCCCTTTGATGTTGCAATTTGAGATCCGATCAAGAGGGGATGTGGTGGGAAAGTTGGTTAGGACAAGGCATCGGAAACGGATTTCTTGCCCTGTTGTTATCGATTCCACCAGCACCAAACCCATCACCTTCAAGAAGGAGACTTGCACATATGGCTAA